CCTGTTAGGCAGATACTGGCAATCTCACTGGGTAGCTATAGACGAAAATATTTACCTACATTACTTTATTGACATTACACAACTTAAAGAAAATGAAAAGAAAATAAAACAGCAGGAGCGGTTTCTAAAAGAAATTACAGATTTGGTGCCAGACATGATATGGCTCAAAGACACCAATAAAAAATACCTATTTGCAAACAAGGCAATTTGCGATCATCTTCTTTTTGCAAAAGACACAAATGAGCCAATTGGAAAAACTGATTTGTACTTTGCCCAAAGAATAAGAGCTCAGAAATCAGATGATCCAAACTATTACACATTTGGAGAGCTCTGCATGGATTCAGATAATATAGTTTTGTCTACAAAAAAACCTGGCAGATTTGATGAATCCGGTAATGTCGCAGGAAAATATCTTCACTTAGATGTTATAAAAGTACCATACAAAAATGAATCCGGAGAAATTATTGGTGTGCTTGGGGTAGCTAGAGATGTAACTGAGCAGAAAATCATTGAAAAACAGCTTGTAGACACTCAAAAACAATTAGAACAATCATTGAAATACCACAAGGCTCTTTTTGAAAACAATGCAGCAGGTATACTTATTGTAGATAAAAATAGAATTATAGTTGACGCAAACCCAAGCATTTCTAAAACGCTTTTGTATGAAAGGGTTGAACTGATTGGTAGAAGTGCAAGCATAATACACAAAGACCAAGAATCATTTGAATTATTTGAAAGACATTTTAGAAAGCTTTTTGAAAAGCCAAATGAAAATATAACCATAGAATATAGTTTCAAACGTAAAGACAGCTCAATTGTGTGGGCAGAAGTTACTGGATCTTTAATTGAGCTTCCAAGCGGCCCAGGTATTATATGGAGTGCAATTGATACAACAGAATTATACAAAACAAGACAGCAGCTAAAATTTCAAGCTTTCCACGATACGCTTACCGGTCTTGCAAACAGGCGCTATTTGGAGCTTGAGCTTCCAAAAGCCATCGAGCGTGCAAACAGAAACAACAATATATTAGCTGCCTGCATGATAGACTTAGACGACTTTAAACCCATAAACGATACTTTCTCTCATGAAACAGGAGATATTGTTTTAAAAAACATAGCAAAAAGACTTACTCAAACTCTTAGAAAAAGCGACTTCGTTGTGCGCTTGGGTGGAGATGAGTTTGTAATTTTGCTTGAATCAATAAAAAACACAAGTCATCTGAAAAAAATATTTGCCAAAATAAAAAAAGCAGTATGTGATCCAATAGAAATAAAGCCAAATACTTTTGTTAAAGTAGGTTTAAGCATGGGAGTATATTTATATTCCAAAGATAATCCCACTTTACCAGATAACATAATGCGCTATATAGATATAGCTATGTATGAAAGCAAAAAGCAAAAAAATACCAGAGAGGATTTTTGGGTTATTTACAATAATAATTCCTGATTAAACTTATTTTTATAATTTTCTAAAAAATTTGGCAGCTTTTTAAAAAATAACCTTTACAGGCATATAATTGATCATTAAATTTTTAGGAATAACGCTAATTCGTTTTAATTCAACTACTACTGATAAATCTTCTTTTGTAAACGGCGATACTAAAATTGGTGGGGTTTTTTGGGTTTGTAGTTTTAAACCAATAACTTCAGCTTGTATTGATTTTCCGTTTGGAAATATTACTTTGGTTTTTTTACCAAGAAAAACATGTTTTATTTTATTTGGCCCTAAAAAAGCTTCTATAATAAGATTGTTATTATTTTGCAATACCATTAAATCTTCGTTTTTACTAACCAACTCTCCTTCTTTGACAAGATTTAAAGCAATTGTTGCATTTTCTGGTGACCTTATAGTTAAAGTCTTCAATATGGATTCCAATTCGTTTAATCTCATATTATCGGCAATAGGTATACTAACATTTTTACTACTCTCTAAGCTTGACTCTGCTTGAAGATAAGAAATTTCAGCGGAATTAAGCTGAGAAAGTGCATTGGTTACTTCATCTGTTGTCGCTGCGCCTTGCTGTTTTAAATCTACTATTTTTTGATAAGTTTTTAATCGGTTTTCATACAATTTTTTAGCAATTTCTACTAATTTAGTGTTATTTTTAGAAGTGTCTGTTGATTTAATTTGTTTCAAATTCTTTAATAATTCTTTATATTGGTTTTCTATTAAGGTGTTTTCTATCTTTGCTATAATTTCATTTTTATAAATTTTATCACCTTGTTTTTTTATATATACTACTTTTCCATCATATGGAGATTTGATTGTTATTTGGTTAATAATTAAGTATCCGGGTGCATTAATAAACAATAGATTGTAAGTAATTTTATAAATCAAATATACACCAAAAACTAAAAATGGCAGTAAAAATAATATAAGCACAGCCCTAAAACGCCATTTTGAAATTGGTCTTTTTGGAGGTTCATAATTAACTTTTAAACCGCTAACTTCATTTGGAGATGAAGGGGGTCTGCTAAATTTAATTTTCATTTTTTAAACTCCAAAAATCTTCAAGTGATTGTATAGTGATACCTAAAAAATTATCTATTGTAGAAAAATGCTTATACAAATCTTCCCATTTTAATAGTGAGTTATTTGCACCAAACCGCGCAAAGGTATTGTATTGTGGCAAAACAGATGTTGGCTCGCAAGATAATGCAATGCTAAAATACAAGTTAGGGTTTTGCTTTATAATTTTATCTGAAATTTCTATAATTCTTTTAGTATTTGTAGTGTATACCATAAGAATAACTTCGTTTAAACCAGCTTTTTTAAGTTCATTTAATAAAATCTTGTTTTCAGCTTCCTTATAATTCATAGATAATCCTATAGGCAAAGAAGTATTTTTTTTAACTTCCGATATTGTTTTAACTATACCATTTTCCCAAAGATGCCTATCTTTAAGAGGAAGCTGACTTTTTTCTATATCAAGCTGTATACCATCAAAAGGAAATCTTTGAAGATTTTTAATTATATTTATTAGATTAGTTCTATATTTGCTTAATGCCCAATAAGGATCACCTAATAGCAATTCTACTTTTATATCTCTTTGTTTTGCTTGTTTTATAAATTTTGTTAATACATCTGCATCTTTTTGATTAAACCTTACAAGCTGTATTTCTTGGCTATTTAAAGACAAAAAAATTCTTTTTGTTGACTTAGGAATTTTATCCCAGAAATTTTCGCCTAATTTTTTATACCAATATAAACCATTCCATAAATACCAACTCAAATATGAACCATTTCGATAATTTATTTTAGGTGTATTAAAAATACCTTTTATATTCGAAATTTCATTTTCATTTTTGTCATTAATAGCGTCTTTTTTGTACATAATATCATCATAGCCAATTAACCCAAGTAAGTCTGCTTGCGCTTTAAAATACTCAAGTAAAGCTTCAAGATAATCATTTGCAGTTTGATATAAATAGTATTTAGACTTGACTACATTATAAAAGTAATCCCCAGGATTGATTGGCTTTCTTAGTTTTGCAGTATTATAACTTACAAGAGCAGCATTGAGTCTTTCTTTGGCGAACTCTAAATTTTCTTTTCTTGAGTAAAACTGCAAATAATAACTGCTACATGCGTTTTTAAAAGCTTTCTTTTGGTTTTCTAACTCTAATTCGGCTTTTTGCATTTCCAAAAATGCCTTGGAATATGTAGCATCATACCATTTTTTTTCGAGCAGAGGCATACCTATGTTTAAAGTAGCAGACACATTCCACCCAATTCCTCCCTGAAAACTATTTTGAACGCCCGTCGAAACACTTAAGCTACCAGAAGAAAATATTGAGCCGGTTTCACTCAATGCTTTTTTATAACCTTCTAATTTTTCTGTGTATAGCTTAATTTGAGGATT
This DNA window, taken from Desulfurella sp., encodes the following:
- a CDS encoding bifunctional diguanylate cyclase/phosphodiesterase, which produces MDKESDYKLIQKMLDGIQIPALLVDKNHKILLQNKSAFELFNSKVGGLCWLELWKGETLSQEQKQLFEQGKILPSMKCYFCVSDIALNKKEHLTEELYLLGRYWQSHWVAIDENIYLHYFIDITQLKENEKKIKQQERFLKEITDLVPDMIWLKDTNKKYLFANKAICDHLLFAKDTNEPIGKTDLYFAQRIRAQKSDDPNYYTFGELCMDSDNIVLSTKKPGRFDESGNVAGKYLHLDVIKVPYKNESGEIIGVLGVARDVTEQKIIEKQLVDTQKQLEQSLKYHKALFENNAAGILIVDKNRIIVDANPSISKTLLYERVELIGRSASIIHKDQESFELFERHFRKLFEKPNENITIEYSFKRKDSSIVWAEVTGSLIELPSGPGIIWSAIDTTELYKTRQQLKFQAFHDTLTGLANRRYLELELPKAIERANRNNNILAACMIDLDDFKPINDTFSHETGDIVLKNIAKRLTQTLRKSDFVVRLGGDEFVILLESIKNTSHLKKIFAKIKKAVCDPIEIKPNTFVKVGLSMGVYLYSKDNPTLPDNIMRYIDIAMYESKKQKNTREDFWVIYNNNS
- a CDS encoding HlyD family efflux transporter periplasmic adaptor subunit, producing MKIKFSRPPSSPNEVSGLKVNYEPPKRPISKWRFRAVLILFLLPFLVFGVYLIYKITYNLLFINAPGYLIINQITIKSPYDGKVVYIKKQGDKIYKNEIIAKIENTLIENQYKELLKNLKQIKSTDTSKNNTKLVEIAKKLYENRLKTYQKIVDLKQQGAATTDEVTNALSQLNSAEISYLQAESSLESSKNVSIPIADNMRLNELESILKTLTIRSPENATIALNLVKEGELVSKNEDLMVLQNNNNLIIEAFLGPNKIKHVFLGKKTKVIFPNGKSIQAEVIGLKLQTQKTPPILVSPFTKEDLSVVVELKRISVIPKNLMINYMPVKVIF
- a CDS encoding TolC family protein produces the protein MKVSIFICLVLFLIPYACKAQTITLEQLQQLIQKDPNIEIAQKEYNIAKSQVDINESALSPTLFSSVTYTNYSNPVQTSTYNVSTTNQNGLTNNYSETLTPQQQRYNNVSANIGLSIPLFGSRQSLKRDLVISKSILNQNSANIELQKWQAIKSLIYAYSEYYIRSIQIALAKGFLNDESLVKDILLKRQKAGLILESDRLELNTEFGAVKRNEFVYWKQSQDALNTLQLLTGKTLNNIELAYPYLNTDFITKQVLIESMYKNPQIKLYTEKLEGYKKALSETGSIFSSGSLSVSTGVQNSFQGGIGWNVSATLNIGMPLLEKKWYDATYSKAFLEMQKAELELENQKKAFKNACSSYYLQFYSRKENLEFAKERLNAALVSYNTAKLRKPINPGDYFYNVVKSKYYLYQTANDYLEALLEYFKAQADLLGLIGYDDIMYKKDAINDKNENEISNIKGIFNTPKINYRNGSYLSWYLWNGLYWYKKLGENFWDKIPKSTKRIFLSLNSQEIQLVRFNQKDADVLTKFIKQAKQRDIKVELLLGDPYWALSKYRTNLINIIKNLQRFPFDGIQLDIEKSQLPLKDRHLWENGIVKTISEVKKNTSLPIGLSMNYKEAENKILLNELKKAGLNEVILMVYTTNTKRIIEISDKIIKQNPNLYFSIALSCEPTSVLPQYNTFARFGANNSLLKWEDLYKHFSTIDNFLGITIQSLEDFWSLKNEN